The Salinibaculum sp. SYNS191 genome has a window encoding:
- a CDS encoding DUF7562 family protein — MWRSGSNSDVTCIACGAEIPRSDAREYDKEGDRWGERDRDFEFLCKPCYQDCCHQPRRGLEDDLVRAGAGHANQEEFLAAYHEVITGDDAGRGREQERE, encoded by the coding sequence ATGTGGCGCTCGGGGTCGAACAGCGACGTGACCTGTATCGCGTGTGGGGCGGAGATACCGCGCTCCGACGCGCGGGAGTACGACAAGGAGGGGGACCGCTGGGGCGAGCGCGACCGCGACTTCGAATTCCTCTGCAAGCCGTGTTACCAGGACTGTTGTCACCAGCCGCGACGGGGGCTGGAAGACGACCTCGTCCGCGCCGGCGCGGGCCACGCCAATCAGGAGGAGTTCCTGGCGGCCTACCACGAGGTCATCACCGGCGACGACGCCGGCCGGGGCCGCGAGCAGGAACGGGAGTGA
- a CDS encoding ribonuclease R family protein — protein sequence MTDSEQAAAGTPEGQGPVEIDAEMARHIENKRDELLEKFDIPDDFPPDVIDEAAERTDGVDQQIADELDEREDLRDMTTWTTDPVDAQDFDDAISVEEHDDEYVLWVHIADVTHYVTPETAMWDEAVRRANTVYLPGYTVHMLPPVLAETVCSLVANEDRLAHTVEMHLDKENLSYETIDIYKSVIRSDARLTYTQAENMLDDPDSADDVLEDPSVDLAEKCQLVWELADQMHEQRKEDGSLVLNPRRDRAHTIIEECMLKANKAVTHELMWDRGVEAMYRVHPQPSPEEWNEALQEIQDLDGVSIPGTGWDDPRQAVNATLEKAPERQLDKIQWAVMKVMPRAKYMNDPFGGHHALNFEIYGHFTSPIRRLSDLINHWIVYTNDVPEDLVQLCDRASDRQKDAEQCEREYKQFLQEVGLDPAAVNNRGIEVVDDEEEE from the coding sequence ATGACCGACTCCGAGCAGGCCGCAGCCGGGACACCGGAGGGCCAGGGCCCCGTGGAGATCGACGCGGAGATGGCCCGCCACATCGAGAACAAGCGCGACGAGTTGCTGGAGAAGTTCGACATCCCCGACGACTTCCCGCCGGACGTCATCGACGAGGCCGCCGAGCGCACCGACGGCGTCGACCAGCAGATTGCCGACGAACTCGACGAGCGGGAGGACCTCCGCGACATGACGACGTGGACGACCGACCCCGTCGACGCGCAGGACTTCGACGACGCCATCTCCGTCGAGGAACACGACGACGAGTACGTCCTCTGGGTCCACATCGCCGACGTGACCCACTACGTCACCCCGGAGACGGCAATGTGGGACGAGGCCGTCCGCCGGGCGAACACGGTCTACCTGCCGGGCTACACCGTCCACATGCTCCCGCCGGTGCTCGCGGAGACGGTCTGCTCGCTGGTCGCCAACGAGGACCGCCTGGCCCACACCGTCGAGATGCACCTCGACAAGGAGAATCTCTCCTACGAGACTATCGACATCTACAAATCGGTCATCCGCAGCGACGCCCGCCTGACCTACACGCAGGCCGAGAACATGCTCGACGACCCCGACAGCGCCGACGACGTGCTGGAGGACCCCTCAGTCGACCTCGCCGAGAAGTGCCAGCTGGTCTGGGAACTGGCCGATCAGATGCACGAACAGCGCAAGGAGGACGGCTCGCTCGTCCTGAACCCCCGACGGGACCGCGCGCACACCATCATCGAGGAGTGCATGCTGAAGGCGAACAAGGCCGTCACGCACGAACTCATGTGGGACCGCGGCGTCGAGGCAATGTACCGCGTCCACCCCCAGCCCAGCCCCGAGGAGTGGAACGAGGCCCTTCAGGAGATTCAGGACTTAGACGGCGTCTCCATCCCCGGCACCGGCTGGGACGACCCCCGGCAGGCCGTCAACGCGACGCTGGAGAAAGCCCCCGAGCGCCAGCTCGACAAGATTCAGTGGGCCGTGATGAAGGTGATGCCCCGCGCGAAGTACATGAACGACCCCTTCGGCGGCCACCACGCGCTGAACTTCGAGATCTACGGCCACTTCACCTCGCCCATCCGCCGGCTGTCGGACCTCATCAACCACTGGATCGTCTACACCAACGACGTGCCGGAGGACCTGGTGCAACTCTGCGACCGAGCCAGCGACCGTCAGAAGGATGCCGAGCAGTGCGAGCGGGAGTACAAGCAGTTCCTGCAGGAAGTGGGTCTGGACCCGGCGGCTGTGAACAACAGGGGGATAGAGGTCGTGGACGACGAGGAAGAGGAGTAA
- a CDS encoding Ig-like domain-containing protein: protein MKHLSTPTVARSPVHRDGRAVSEVIGFILLFGLVIAGVSIIQTYGVPAQNERLEFDHNLRVQDDVVRLADGIETAGLTGAPVSATVEAGTDYPSRLFFFNPTPAAGTLQLGDPLWVNISNANATGDIGDYWDGSQRNFTTRPVVYTPDYNIYRAAPTTLVEYGVVYNANPNGVATVLKQGSFIRGDRITLVTVDGTFNRGSVRSISVEAVPISAPSRSVTLTPTGNMSLTIGTSLSVADWKDILADENASNGGRVTNVSSGPATGTVTIELDPNVSYELRLARVGIESGYDESASEPVYLTPVDSVSQTVPEGSTTEVTFEVRDAFNNPVSSQNVNISTQDGRSSVTPETVKTDADGRVRVTYTAPTFSGTTTITDRLNATFGPEVGSSLDPTAPENATVTFTLVNSDSSGVQIQTGTGQGGESDWSTENNTQQFTVANGRWNSIDSVNAITLSDGEMVTVERCKTGTPGNSNNTVFTECKFVDTLRLSFSLSNATDSYTADVNLEDCNQDGDFVDSCKVDKLTFEEESTVTLYDNSGSVIFEESLDTDGADGILSPGGTNILNITQYSAGSSNDLHRLKLTDATWLTSLIQGRVTVNITES, encoded by the coding sequence ATGAAACACCTATCCACTCCCACAGTCGCACGCTCACCGGTCCACCGGGACGGCCGCGCCGTCTCCGAGGTCATCGGCTTCATCCTCCTCTTCGGACTCGTCATCGCCGGGGTCTCCATCATCCAGACCTACGGCGTCCCCGCCCAGAACGAGCGCCTCGAGTTCGACCACAACCTCCGCGTCCAGGACGACGTCGTCCGCCTCGCCGACGGCATCGAGACCGCCGGCCTGACTGGCGCGCCCGTCTCGGCCACTGTCGAGGCTGGCACGGACTACCCGTCCCGGTTGTTCTTCTTCAACCCGACGCCAGCGGCCGGCACGCTCCAGCTGGGCGACCCGCTGTGGGTCAACATCAGCAACGCGAACGCAACGGGTGATATCGGCGACTACTGGGACGGAAGCCAGCGCAACTTCACCACCCGCCCGGTCGTCTACACGCCCGACTACAACATCTACCGGGCGGCCCCGACGACGCTCGTCGAGTACGGCGTCGTCTACAACGCCAACCCCAACGGCGTCGCCACGGTCCTCAAACAGGGGAGTTTCATCCGCGGCGACCGCATCACGCTGGTCACCGTCGACGGTACCTTCAACCGCGGCAGCGTCCGCTCGATCAGCGTCGAGGCCGTGCCGATCAGCGCGCCCAGCCGCAGCGTCACGCTGACGCCGACCGGCAACATGTCGCTGACCATTGGGACCAGCCTGTCAGTCGCCGACTGGAAGGACATCCTGGCCGACGAGAACGCGTCCAACGGCGGGCGCGTGACGAACGTCTCATCCGGACCGGCCACTGGAACGGTCACCATCGAACTCGACCCGAACGTTAGCTACGAACTCCGCCTGGCCCGCGTCGGCATCGAGAGCGGCTACGACGAGTCGGCGTCCGAGCCAGTTTACCTGACTCCTGTCGACAGTGTGAGCCAGACTGTCCCCGAAGGTAGCACCACGGAGGTCACCTTCGAGGTCCGCGACGCGTTCAACAATCCGGTGAGCAGTCAGAACGTCAACATCTCGACGCAGGATGGCCGTTCGTCAGTCACTCCGGAAACGGTGAAGACCGACGCCGACGGCCGCGTGCGTGTCACCTACACCGCTCCGACGTTCAGCGGGACGACCACCATCACCGACCGACTGAACGCGACCTTCGGTCCCGAAGTCGGTTCCAGCCTCGACCCCACGGCGCCCGAGAACGCTACTGTCACGTTCACCTTGGTGAACTCAGACAGCAGTGGTGTCCAAATCCAGACCGGGACGGGTCAGGGTGGTGAGTCCGACTGGAGCACGGAGAATAACACACAACAGTTCACCGTCGCCAACGGTCGCTGGAATAGCATCGACAGCGTCAACGCGATTACGCTCAGCGACGGCGAGATGGTAACTGTCGAGCGGTGCAAAACGGGAACTCCTGGTAACAGCAACAATACTGTCTTCACCGAGTGCAAGTTCGTCGATACGCTACGACTATCGTTCTCGTTATCGAATGCGACCGACAGTTACACTGCTGACGTGAACCTCGAAGACTGCAATCAAGACGGTGATTTTGTTGACTCTTGTAAGGTCGACAAACTCACGTTCGAAGAAGAGAGCACTGTCACTCTTTATGACAACAGTGGTTCTGTCATCTTCGAGGAATCGCTGGATACTGATGGGGCAGATGGTATCCTGAGCCCTGGGGGAACCAATATCCTCAACATTACGCAATACAGCGCGGGTTCGTCGAATGATCTTCACCGTCTCAAACTCACGGACGCCACCTGGCTCACTAGCCTCATACAAGGTCGCGTCACGGTCAACATCACAGAATCGTGA
- a CDS encoding type II secretion system F family protein, which translates to MAALDEEVGFTTDSSSARLPDASQLDAERKRELRAHYGWIRGFFKSRPSKYTDLQRTLNQARVGVNYDEYLTRSVQFALLGSLFGVLLGVGLTVLLSASGVLAGLQSPVAAPSDIGSAVSANRTLVVGAAVSLLAAVGIGVSTWYGRLYYPRMVVGRRRRAINVTLPHAIVYMYALSHGGMNLYEVIRELAGSQDAYGEVAREFDTVVRDTELFGNDLYTALSNARNLTPSDNLEQFLDDTLSVLDSGGDVTIFFEDEAQNYLDEAEDEQERFLETLALLSEVFIVGFVAAPLFIIVILLVMNLMGANTLFQLGLIVYAVLPLGIAGFLVLLDILSAPYVQERVELADDHDGRERFLVGRIVWDAARRAGESLRIAGAKAAAAIRREPYTPPVVTPAMRVADSHRRYRQHRRKRALRDLLYQPVVAVQRRPMLSLVGTVPLALVFAAAVALTGTATPSLAALSDQPIRTTTWLVCLPVLVAAVPLAALHERKTRRQKSITRRFPDTLNILSSANKMGISFTDALGLVSRWTSGPIGEELRLVRNDIKWNRDTAGALRSCANRLNTPRLSRTVRLIGGGLRSSSDLSKILSIAAEDTRSRHKMDRKRYRELSSYTSVVIIGFLVYLMVIILLVNNYLEPIAATPAVEAPAGQDTPISVAGIDVATYTALFYHSALVQAIGSGLIAGKLADNSLLSGLKYSILLVVLAVLAFVIV; encoded by the coding sequence ATGGCAGCGCTCGATGAGGAGGTCGGGTTCACCACCGATTCCTCGTCCGCGCGGCTCCCGGACGCCAGCCAGCTCGACGCCGAGCGCAAGCGCGAACTCCGCGCCCACTACGGCTGGATTCGCGGGTTCTTCAAGTCCCGCCCCTCGAAGTACACCGACCTCCAGCGCACCCTCAACCAGGCGCGCGTCGGGGTCAACTACGACGAGTACCTCACCCGCAGCGTCCAGTTCGCGCTCCTGGGAAGCCTGTTCGGCGTCCTGCTGGGCGTCGGCCTGACCGTCCTGCTGTCGGCTAGCGGCGTGCTCGCGGGCCTCCAGAGTCCCGTCGCCGCACCCAGCGACATCGGCAGCGCCGTCAGCGCCAACCGGACGCTCGTGGTCGGGGCTGCCGTCTCGCTGCTTGCCGCGGTCGGCATCGGCGTCAGTACGTGGTACGGCCGGCTGTACTACCCCCGGATGGTCGTCGGCCGCCGCCGTCGCGCCATCAACGTCACGCTCCCCCACGCCATCGTCTACATGTACGCGCTCTCTCACGGCGGGATGAACCTCTACGAGGTCATCCGCGAACTGGCCGGCTCCCAGGACGCCTACGGCGAGGTGGCCCGCGAGTTCGACACCGTCGTCAGGGACACCGAACTGTTCGGCAACGACCTCTACACGGCGCTGTCGAACGCCCGCAATCTCACGCCCAGCGACAACTTGGAGCAGTTCCTCGACGACACGCTGAGCGTCCTCGACTCCGGTGGTGACGTCACCATCTTCTTCGAGGACGAGGCCCAGAACTACCTCGACGAAGCCGAGGACGAACAGGAGCGGTTCCTGGAGACGCTGGCCCTGCTCAGCGAAGTCTTCATCGTCGGGTTCGTCGCCGCCCCGCTGTTCATCATCGTCATCCTGCTGGTGATGAACCTCATGGGCGCGAACACCCTGTTCCAGCTCGGGCTCATCGTCTACGCGGTGCTCCCGCTGGGCATCGCCGGCTTCCTCGTGTTACTGGACATCCTCTCGGCCCCCTACGTCCAGGAGCGGGTCGAACTCGCCGACGACCACGACGGCCGCGAGCGGTTCCTCGTCGGCCGAATCGTCTGGGACGCCGCCCGCCGCGCTGGCGAGTCACTCCGAATCGCCGGTGCGAAGGCCGCCGCCGCCATTCGGCGGGAGCCGTACACGCCCCCGGTGGTCACGCCGGCGATGCGCGTCGCCGACAGCCACCGCCGGTACCGGCAACACCGGCGCAAGCGGGCGCTACGGGACCTGCTGTACCAGCCGGTCGTCGCCGTCCAGCGCCGGCCCATGCTGTCGCTGGTCGGGACGGTCCCGCTGGCGCTCGTCTTCGCGGCCGCCGTCGCACTGACCGGCACCGCGACGCCGTCGCTCGCGGCGCTGAGCGACCAGCCAATCCGCACCACGACCTGGCTGGTCTGTCTCCCGGTACTCGTCGCCGCCGTGCCGCTGGCTGCGCTCCACGAGCGCAAGACGCGCCGGCAGAAGAGCATCACCCGCCGGTTCCCCGACACGCTCAACATCCTCTCCAGCGCGAACAAGATGGGCATCTCCTTCACGGACGCGCTCGGCCTGGTCTCGCGGTGGACCAGCGGCCCCATCGGCGAGGAACTGCGCCTGGTGCGCAACGACATCAAGTGGAACCGCGACACCGCCGGAGCCCTGCGGTCGTGTGCCAACCGGCTCAACACGCCGCGGCTCTCGCGGACCGTCCGCCTCATCGGCGGCGGGCTTCGCTCGTCGAGTGACCTCTCGAAAATCCTGAGCATCGCCGCCGAGGACACCCGCAGCCGGCACAAGATGGACCGCAAGCGGTACCGCGAACTCAGCTCCTACACCTCGGTCGTCATCATCGGCTTCCTGGTGTACCTGATGGTCATCATCCTGCTGGTGAACAACTACCTCGAACCCATCGCCGCGACGCCGGCGGTCGAGGCACCCGCCGGGCAGGACACGCCCATCTCGGTCGCCGGCATCGACGTCGCGACCTACACGGCGCTGTTCTACCACTCGGCGCTCGTCCAGGCCATCGGCAGCGGGCTCATCGCGGGGAAACTCGCCGACAACAGTCTGCTCAGCGGCCTGAAGTACAGCATCCTGCTGGTCGTCCTGGCAGTGCTCGCGTTCGTCATCGTCTGA
- a CDS encoding type II/IV secretion system ATPase subunit — protein MRDDNSRVKVAAVADEDDRFETAGERRAAGETAVARGLERDSLSTTHIGPVYEPHDDGVTDIADNLPVRSEETAIVPWEHPTPREVTETVRGYFDSGDHDSEFAPAPSEEFIENQFFDFGYLQEYEEVEHHWVNAPFAYVSVLYDEDANEHIYHVTEPHLDWFERYVHRDLVTKLRNSLMYRDIDVSDRERMSDVFESEAKEVIKNHAGAVDDGSIHKLLYYLLRDFIRFGPIDPLMRDSPIEDISCDGHDLPVFVYHREHRDLPTNIVFDRGRLDSYAFRLAQQAGKQLTISNPMVDATLPGGSRMQLTLGGEVSTRGSNFTIRKFSDIPFTPVDLIRTNTFSVEQMAYFWLAIQNNRSLVFAGGTGSGKTSSMNAVSFFIPPNSKIVSIEDTREVDLPHRNWIQSVTRGKVSAEGQGEIGMYHLLQAALRQRPEYIVVGEIRTDERVALTFFQALSTGHTAYTTFHADSPETVLTRLNNKPLNVPMQMLADLDIISVQRQAHLDDERVRRNQVVAEIGDAGDDDTLQTRQIFRRDAKSDSYERVADSGVLAEIADEWGWSDEDLREQLDQRRAVLRYLVDNDITSYTAVANAIQQFYRKREDLLAAIRAGTLTEADLLEGQQYDIDTLTPSDLGVGDLVGEGDGSAR, from the coding sequence ATGAGGGATGATAATTCTCGGGTGAAGGTAGCTGCTGTGGCGGACGAGGACGACCGCTTCGAGACGGCCGGAGAACGCCGGGCGGCGGGAGAGACGGCCGTAGCACGGGGACTGGAGCGTGATTCGCTCTCGACGACCCACATCGGGCCAGTCTACGAGCCACACGACGACGGCGTGACGGATATCGCCGACAACCTGCCGGTCCGGTCCGAGGAGACCGCAATCGTCCCGTGGGAGCACCCGACGCCGCGGGAGGTCACCGAGACGGTCCGGGGCTACTTCGACAGCGGCGACCACGACAGCGAGTTCGCCCCGGCCCCGTCGGAGGAGTTCATCGAGAACCAGTTCTTCGATTTCGGCTACCTCCAGGAGTACGAGGAGGTCGAGCATCACTGGGTGAACGCCCCCTTCGCGTACGTCTCGGTGCTCTACGACGAGGACGCTAACGAGCACATCTACCACGTCACCGAACCGCACCTCGACTGGTTCGAGCGGTACGTCCACCGCGACCTGGTCACCAAACTCCGCAACAGCCTGATGTACCGCGACATCGACGTCAGCGACCGCGAGCGGATGAGCGACGTCTTCGAGTCCGAGGCCAAGGAGGTCATCAAGAACCACGCCGGTGCCGTCGACGACGGCTCGATTCACAAACTCCTGTACTACCTCCTGCGCGATTTCATCCGCTTCGGCCCTATCGACCCGCTGATGCGGGACTCACCCATCGAGGACATCTCCTGTGACGGCCACGACCTCCCCGTGTTCGTCTACCACCGCGAGCACCGCGACCTCCCGACGAACATCGTCTTCGACCGCGGTCGCCTGGACTCCTACGCCTTCCGCCTGGCCCAGCAGGCCGGCAAGCAACTCACCATCTCTAACCCGATGGTCGACGCCACCCTCCCCGGTGGCTCACGGATGCAACTGACGCTGGGCGGCGAGGTCAGCACCCGCGGGTCGAACTTCACCATCCGGAAGTTCTCCGACATCCCGTTCACGCCGGTCGACCTCATCCGGACGAACACGTTCTCCGTCGAGCAGATGGCCTACTTCTGGCTGGCCATCCAGAACAACCGCTCGCTGGTCTTCGCCGGCGGCACTGGCTCCGGCAAGACCTCCAGCATGAACGCGGTGTCCTTCTTCATCCCGCCCAACAGCAAAATCGTCTCCATCGAGGACACCCGTGAGGTGGACCTGCCCCACCGCAACTGGATTCAAAGCGTCACCCGCGGGAAGGTCAGCGCCGAGGGCCAGGGCGAAATCGGCATGTACCACCTGCTGCAGGCCGCCCTGCGCCAGCGCCCCGAGTACATCGTCGTCGGCGAGATACGCACCGACGAGCGGGTCGCGCTGACGTTCTTCCAGGCGCTGTCGACGGGCCACACCGCCTACACGACGTTCCACGCCGACTCCCCGGAGACGGTGCTGACCCGGCTGAACAACAAGCCGCTGAACGTCCCGATGCAGATGCTCGCCGACCTCGACATCATCTCGGTCCAGCGCCAGGCCCACCTCGACGACGAGCGCGTCCGCCGCAACCAGGTCGTCGCGGAAATCGGCGACGCCGGCGACGACGACACCCTCCAGACCCGGCAGATATTCCGCCGCGACGCCAAAAGCGACAGCTACGAGCGCGTCGCCGACTCCGGCGTCCTCGCGGAAATCGCCGACGAGTGGGGCTGGAGCGACGAGGACCTCCGGGAACAACTCGACCAGCGCCGGGCGGTCCTGCGCTACCTCGTCGACAACGACATCACGTCGTACACCGCCGTCGCCAACGCCATCCAGCAGTTCTACCGGAAACGCGAGGACCTGCTGGCGGCCATCCGCGCCGGCACGCTCACCGAGGCCGACCTGCTGGAGGGCCAGCAGTACGACATCGACACGCTGACCCCGTCGGACCTCGGCGTCGGCGACCTCGTGGGGGAGGGCGATGGCAGCGCTCGATGA
- a CDS encoding bacterio-opsin activator domain-containing protein, protein MIQQNSLAHRTLDTLPFNIAVIDDEGTILFTNRAWDEFAGVGSSDRDELIGVNYFESMDTDGDEYAAQALEGLYSVIEGERQVFTLEYPCHSPEERRWFLMRAAPLPDHDEGSVVIAHIDITQRKLAEIRAREQRRELEHLMSRIEGLVRDVMESVLHANGREEIEQTVCDRLFSVEPYVCAWVSQVDLRTDTLTPTTSACEAFPEDGSIELGTDDPAVRAAETGEPQIIQDTATVDLADIHTTTLLDEPGALASFPLVYGETKYGVLTVAATEEDAFDDRELAVLSVLARVASTAINAVEGRRILTTDSVVEMEVGMNDEALFFGDLSSEFDCTFTYEGSLYEDEGAFVMLFVVDGGDPDAIVEAAAGYEGIESVTRVSQGDSRSVVEFTVDDPPIVSALAERGVETTAITADRGEVRITLEMPASADPRAVIEQLSERYPSTDLLAHRERERPEQTKQELVADIEERLTDRQRLALQKAFLGGFFDWPRSISGEDLAESMDISPSTYHQHLRAAERKVLAALFRE, encoded by the coding sequence ATGATACAGCAAAACTCGCTCGCCCATCGGACGCTGGACACGCTCCCCTTCAACATCGCCGTCATCGACGACGAGGGGACCATCCTGTTCACGAACCGGGCGTGGGACGAGTTCGCCGGGGTCGGGTCGAGTGACCGCGACGAGCTAATCGGGGTCAACTACTTCGAGTCGATGGACACCGACGGCGACGAGTACGCCGCACAGGCGCTGGAGGGGCTGTACTCGGTCATCGAGGGGGAGCGCCAGGTCTTCACGCTGGAGTACCCCTGTCACTCCCCCGAGGAGCGACGCTGGTTCCTGATGCGGGCCGCGCCGTTGCCCGACCACGACGAGGGCAGCGTCGTCATCGCACACATCGACATCACACAGCGGAAACTGGCGGAGATACGCGCCCGCGAACAGCGCCGCGAACTCGAACACCTGATGTCCCGCATCGAGGGGCTGGTGCGGGACGTGATGGAGTCGGTGTTGCACGCCAACGGCCGCGAGGAGATAGAGCAGACGGTCTGTGACCGCCTGTTCAGCGTCGAGCCCTACGTCTGTGCCTGGGTCTCGCAGGTCGACCTCCGGACGGACACGCTCACGCCGACCACCTCCGCCTGCGAGGCGTTCCCGGAGGACGGAAGCATCGAACTCGGAACGGACGACCCGGCGGTCCGGGCGGCCGAGACGGGCGAGCCACAGATAATCCAGGACACCGCGACGGTCGACCTCGCGGACATCCACACGACGACGCTGCTGGACGAACCGGGTGCCCTGGCGTCGTTCCCGCTGGTCTACGGCGAGACGAAGTACGGCGTCCTGACCGTCGCGGCCACCGAGGAGGACGCCTTCGACGACCGCGAACTGGCGGTGTTGAGCGTCCTGGCCCGCGTCGCGTCGACGGCTATCAACGCCGTCGAGGGGCGGCGCATCCTCACGACCGACAGCGTCGTCGAGATGGAGGTCGGGATGAACGACGAGGCGCTGTTCTTCGGCGACCTGTCCTCGGAGTTCGACTGCACGTTCACCTACGAGGGGTCGCTATACGAGGACGAGGGCGCGTTCGTCATGCTGTTCGTCGTCGACGGCGGCGACCCCGACGCAATCGTCGAGGCGGCGGCCGGCTACGAGGGCATCGAGTCGGTCACGCGGGTCAGCCAGGGCGACAGCAGGAGCGTCGTCGAGTTCACCGTCGACGACCCGCCAATCGTCTCCGCGCTGGCAGAGCGCGGCGTCGAGACGACTGCCATCACGGCCGACCGCGGCGAGGTGCGCATCACCCTGGAGATGCCCGCGAGCGCGGACCCGCGGGCGGTCATCGAGCAACTCTCCGAGCGGTACCCCTCGACGGACCTGCTGGCCCACCGCGAGCGCGAGCGCCCCGAACAGACCAAGCAGGAACTCGTGGCCGACATCGAGGAGCGGCTGACCGACCGCCAGCGGCTCGCGCTCCAGAAGGCCTTCCTCGGCGGCTTCTTCGACTGGCCGCGGTCTATCTCCGGCGAGGACCTGGCCGAGTCGATGGACATCTCGCCGTCGACCTACCACCAGCACCTCCGGGCGGCCGAACGGAAGGTTTTGGCGGCGTTGTTCAGGGAGTAA